Genomic DNA from Deltaproteobacteria bacterium:
ATTTTACCTTGTTCAGCCAGTTCTTTCTCAACAGGTTCAGGCCCATGAAGGTATAAAAGACTGTTGCCTCCATACCCTGGCGCCTGGCATTGACTGCCAGAATCAGTGCTGGATATGCACCATCCAGGGTGTCGCGCGAACAGATGAAAGTACATGCCTTGGGAGCGGCTTCAGGCTGCCGGGCAGCCTCCAGCTCGAGATCAACTGCTGTTCTAGCCATGATACAAATCTCCTGATACGTTTTGCAGATCCTCTTGTGAATCTTTTCTAAGGCAGTCCAGAATCTTGAACACTGCTGGCCTGGCCACAGAATAGAAAACCTGGTTTCCCTGCCGCCTGGCTTTCAATAAGCCCAGTGTTTTCATTCTGTTGAGCTGCTGTGAAGTGTGAGATTGCTGCGTGCCCAACCTGCTCTGCAGCTCCTTGACCGACATTTCACCATGCTCCAGGATCTCAACCATTCGCAAGCGAAGTGGATGTCCCAGTGATTTAAAGATGGCAGCTGCCTCCTCCAGCTTTTCCCAGTCGAGCAGACCAGTGTCTTTCATATCCATGCCTCAGAATATTAGAACACAGTAATATTTTAATATTATGATTATTTGATATTGTCAAGCATTTTTTTTGAATTCAGTTATCGGTTATGGTTTCAAAAACCAATTCTTAGGAGTGGCTCTCCCCGGCGACGGGACAGGCTAGCCACGACCTTATAGATTAGCCTCTTCCCGCTTTGAAGGCTGGGAGGCCAGGAGCCAATCAGTGTTCGATCGTTCCGCAGGGCGGAACTTGTTCGATCGCTCCCATTCGACAGGCTCATGGTCGCTTGTTCGACCGCTCGCTTGG
This window encodes:
- a CDS encoding winged helix-turn-helix transcriptional regulator, translating into MKDTGLLDWEKLEEAAAIFKSLGHPLRLRMVEILEHGEMSVKELQSRLGTQQSHTSQQLNRMKTLGLLKARRQGNQVFYSVARPAVFKILDCLRKDSQEDLQNVSGDLYHG